In Pseudomonas sp. GCEP-101, one DNA window encodes the following:
- the flgA gene encoding flagellar basal body P-ring formation chaperone FlgA, which produces MTGALTLSPAGAEGFTAPEILIGSTQGFLEFKVEDYLQTSGIDARYEIEVARIDPRLRLAECDKDLTQKLESPAQPVGRVTVRVLCEGSSPWTVFVPATVRLFRQVVVTTLPLQRNHVIEPGDISVVERDVGQLSQGFLTDPNQVVGMKLKRPTVNDQVLAPVFLEQAAAVRKGDQVVIRAKTSAINVFMPGEALSDGVPGEQIRVRNLRSQRIVRARVVEPGTVEVSL; this is translated from the coding sequence ATGACGGGTGCGCTGACCCTCTCCCCGGCTGGGGCGGAAGGCTTCACCGCGCCTGAGATCCTTATCGGCTCCACCCAGGGCTTTCTTGAGTTCAAGGTGGAAGATTATCTGCAGACCTCGGGCATAGACGCACGCTACGAGATCGAAGTCGCACGCATCGACCCCAGGCTGCGCCTGGCGGAGTGCGACAAGGACCTGACACAGAAGCTGGAAAGCCCGGCGCAGCCCGTTGGTCGGGTCACCGTGCGGGTGCTCTGCGAGGGCAGCTCGCCGTGGACGGTGTTCGTGCCGGCGACGGTCAGGCTGTTCCGTCAAGTTGTCGTCACCACCCTGCCGCTGCAACGCAACCACGTCATCGAGCCGGGCGACATCAGCGTGGTCGAGCGCGACGTCGGCCAGCTCAGCCAGGGCTTTCTGACCGACCCCAACCAGGTGGTCGGGATGAAACTCAAGCGCCCGACCGTCAACGACCAGGTGCTGGCGCCGGTGTTCCTCGAACAGGCGGCGGCGGTGCGCAAGGGCGACCAGGTGGTGATCCGCGCCAAGACCAGTGCGATCAACGTGTTCATGCCCGGCGAGGCGCTTTCCGACGGGGTGCCCGGCGAGCAGATCCGCGTGCGCAACCTGCGCTCGCAGCGTATCGTGAGGGCTCGTGTGGTCGAGCCGGGGACGGTGGAAGTCAGCCTGTAG
- a CDS encoding chemotaxis protein CheV gives MAGVMDSVNQRTQLVGQNRLELLLFRLNGSQLYGINVFKVKEVLQCPRLTVMPKSSQVVRGVANIRGGTIPILDLALATGRHALRDIANSFVIITEYNTKVQGFLVHSVERIVNMNWESIHPPPKGTGRDHYLTAVTRVDNQLVEIIDVEKILAEVAPTSEDISDGVLDAETQARAVSKRVLVVDDSSVARKQLVRCLETVGVEVLALNDGRQALDYLHQMVEAGGHPGSDLLMVISDIEMPEMDGYTLTAEIRHDPRMQDLHILLHTSLSGVFNQAMVKKVGADDFLAKFRPDDLAARVSDRIKAVDGATA, from the coding sequence ATGGCCGGAGTCATGGATTCGGTCAACCAGCGTACGCAGCTGGTTGGCCAGAATCGTCTCGAACTGCTGCTGTTTCGCTTGAACGGCAGCCAGCTGTACGGGATCAACGTGTTCAAGGTGAAGGAGGTGCTGCAGTGCCCCCGCCTGACCGTGATGCCCAAGTCCAGCCAGGTGGTGCGCGGGGTGGCGAACATCCGCGGCGGCACCATTCCGATCCTCGATCTGGCGCTGGCCACGGGGCGGCACGCCCTGCGGGACATCGCCAACAGCTTCGTGATCATCACCGAGTACAACACCAAGGTGCAGGGCTTCCTGGTGCACTCGGTGGAGCGCATCGTCAACATGAACTGGGAGTCGATCCATCCGCCACCCAAGGGCACCGGCCGCGATCACTACCTGACGGCGGTGACGCGGGTGGACAACCAGCTGGTGGAAATCATCGACGTGGAGAAGATCCTCGCCGAAGTGGCGCCGACCTCGGAGGACATCTCCGATGGCGTGCTGGATGCCGAGACCCAGGCCCGCGCGGTGAGCAAGCGCGTGCTGGTGGTGGACGACTCCTCGGTGGCGCGCAAGCAGCTGGTGCGTTGCCTGGAGACCGTCGGCGTGGAAGTGCTGGCGCTCAACGACGGCCGCCAGGCGCTGGATTACCTGCACCAGATGGTCGAAGCCGGCGGGCACCCGGGCAGCGATCTGCTGATGGTCATCTCGGATATCGAGATGCCGGAGATGGATGGCTACACCCTCACGGCGGAAATCCGTCACGACCCGCGCATGCAGGATCTGCACATTCTCCTGCATACTTCGCTGTCCGGGGTGTTCAACCAGGCCATGGTGAAGAAGGTCGGCGCTGACGACTTCCTCGCCAAGTTCCGCCCTGATGACCTGGCGGCCCGTGTGTCGGACCGCATCAAGGCAGTGGATGGCGCGACGGCCTGA
- the cheR gene encoding protein-glutamate O-methyltransferase CheR, whose protein sequence is MTSTNSEFELFRDFLEKTCGILLGANKQYLVSSRLNKLMEQQGIKSLGELVQKIQMRSQLREQVVDAMTTNETLWFRDTYPFEVLKNRVLPEMIKASPGQRLRIWSAACSSGQEPYSLSMAIDEFERTNLGQLKAGVQIVATDLSGSMLTACKAGEYDSLAIGRGLSQERLARYFDQKTPGRWTVKPAIKSRVEFRALNLLDSYATLGKFDMVFCRNVLIYFSAEVKRDILLRIHATLKPGGYLFLGASEALNALPDHYQMVQCSPGIIYKAK, encoded by the coding sequence GTGACATCCACCAATTCTGAATTCGAGCTGTTCCGGGATTTCCTGGAGAAGACCTGCGGCATCCTCCTGGGCGCCAACAAGCAGTACCTGGTCTCCAGCCGCTTGAACAAGTTGATGGAGCAGCAGGGCATCAAGTCCCTGGGCGAGCTGGTGCAGAAGATCCAGATGCGCAGCCAGCTGCGCGAACAGGTGGTCGATGCGATGACCACCAACGAGACCCTGTGGTTTCGGGATACCTATCCCTTCGAGGTGCTGAAGAACCGCGTGCTGCCGGAGATGATCAAGGCCTCGCCGGGGCAACGCCTGCGCATCTGGTCCGCGGCCTGTTCCTCGGGTCAGGAGCCGTATTCGCTGTCGATGGCCATCGATGAATTCGAACGCACCAACCTCGGCCAGCTGAAGGCCGGCGTGCAGATCGTCGCCACCGACCTCTCCGGCTCCATGCTTACCGCCTGCAAGGCCGGCGAATACGACAGCCTGGCGATCGGCCGCGGCCTGTCGCAGGAGCGCCTGGCGCGCTACTTCGACCAGAAGACGCCGGGACGCTGGACGGTGAAGCCGGCGATCAAGAGCCGTGTGGAGTTCCGCGCGCTGAACCTGCTGGACAGCTACGCCACGCTGGGCAAGTTCGACATGGTGTTCTGCCGCAACGTGCTGATCTACTTCTCGGCCGAGGTGAAGCGCGACATCCTCCTGCGCATCCATGCCACCCTCAAGCCGGGCGGCTACCTGTTCCTGGGCGCTTCCGAAGCGCTCAACGCGCTGCCCGACCATTACCAGATGGTCCAGTGCAGCCCGGGGATCATTTACAAGGCCAAGTGA
- a CDS encoding DEAD/DEAH box helicase → MTAPRTSPRARRADVLSAFHPAVAGWFRAHFPAPTPAQVQAWPAIQAGESTLVAAPTGSGKTLTAFLAAIDALVREGLANGGELPERTSVVYVSPLKALSNDIRINLEEPLAGIRAALVERGLPPVDIRTAVRTGDTTSSEREAMRRRVPHILVTTPESLYVLLGSASGRAMLAGARSVIVDEIHAIAASKRGSHLALSLERLQALCEAPLARIGLSATQKPIEAVAGFLVGRHQACRIVDIGYSRQRDLNLEVPAAPLEAVMSHDVWDKVYDRLAELASAHRTTLVFVNTRRLSERITRHLAERLGAGWVAAHHGSLSKEQRLGAERRLKAGQLKVLVATASLELGIDIGDVELVCQIGSPRSIAAFLQRVGRSGHSVGGTPKGRLFPTSRDDLIECVALLDSVRRHELDALSIPRAPLDVLAQQIVAEVACQEWQEDVLFALFTAAQPYAELRRDQFDALLRTLAEGYASRNGQRGAYLHRDAVHQRLRGRRGAKLAAVTSGGTIPDTGDYAVLLEPQGLAVGTVNEDFAVESLAGDIFQLGNTSYRILRVEAGRVRVEDAQGQPPNIPFWLGEAPGRSDELSASVARLRGQLDELLAQGEHEPEPLARAIDWLRGQLGLDDAAARQLVEYLARARHALGTLPTQKTLILERFFDESGGMQLVIHSPHGSRLNRAWGLALRKRFCRTFNFELQAAATEDAIILSLATSHSFPLDEVWRYLHSSTAEQVLVQALLDAPLFGVRWRWNATTALALPRFAGGRKVAPPLQRMRSEDLLASVFPDQVACLENIAGEREIPDHPLVAQTLDDCLHEAMDSEGWLDLLRRMERGEVSLLARDLPAPSPLAAEVLSASPYAFLDDAPLEERRTQAVQSRRWTDPESADDLGALDAEAIEAVRAEAWPEARDTDEMHEALTALGGLRDSEARANDGWPFLLKSLAKAGRATRLRLSTGAVWVAAERLSQWLALHPQAAMTPRLDLPPALREPCAADEAQVELVRARLTGFGPRLLRELADDLGISPGDTGVALAGLEREGYVLRGHFTPGASEEQWCERHLLARIHRYTVKRLRREIEPVARADFMRFLFDWQRVSAGTRVRGAESLAGVLSQLEGFQAAASAWESDILPSRVADYGINWLDDLCRAGRIVWARLPGRVTAKGRGGPLKSTPVVLLPRAQMALWSALSAGQAEAELSAKANKVLEVLKEHGASFFEELTSDSHLLRTELESVLGELVAAGRVNADSFAGLRALLMPAARRHPQRRSRTPLFGMADAGRWALLRRATLEPGARLPAEILEHVAMTLLRRYGVVCWRLLDREADWLPPWRDLLRVYHRLEARGEIRGGRFVAGLTGEQFALPEAVGLLREVRRRGASGEWLVVSAVDPLNLAGTLLPGRKVPAVSGNRVLYRDGVPVGALIAGAVELLAELAPDDQARARELLIRR, encoded by the coding sequence ATGACTGCTCCCCGAACCTCCCCCCGCGCCCGGCGCGCCGATGTGCTGTCCGCGTTCCACCCGGCGGTGGCCGGCTGGTTCCGCGCGCATTTTCCCGCGCCGACGCCGGCACAGGTGCAGGCCTGGCCGGCGATCCAGGCCGGCGAATCGACCCTGGTCGCCGCGCCCACCGGCTCGGGCAAGACCCTCACGGCGTTCCTGGCGGCCATCGACGCTCTGGTTCGCGAGGGGCTGGCCAACGGCGGCGAACTGCCCGAGCGCACCAGCGTGGTCTACGTCTCGCCGCTCAAGGCGCTGTCCAACGATATCCGCATCAACCTCGAGGAGCCCTTGGCCGGCATCCGTGCCGCGCTGGTGGAAAGGGGCCTGCCGCCGGTGGATATCCGCACCGCGGTGCGCACCGGCGATACCACCTCCAGCGAGCGCGAGGCCATGCGCCGGCGCGTGCCGCACATCCTGGTCACCACGCCGGAGTCGCTCTACGTGCTGCTCGGCTCGGCATCCGGCCGCGCCATGCTGGCCGGCGCGCGCAGCGTGATCGTCGACGAAATCCACGCCATCGCCGCGAGCAAGCGCGGCAGCCACCTGGCGCTGTCGCTGGAACGCCTGCAGGCCCTGTGCGAGGCGCCGCTGGCGCGCATCGGCCTGTCCGCCACGCAGAAGCCCATCGAGGCGGTGGCGGGCTTCCTCGTCGGTCGCCACCAGGCCTGTCGCATCGTCGACATCGGCTACAGCCGCCAGCGCGACCTGAACCTGGAGGTGCCGGCGGCGCCGCTGGAGGCGGTGATGTCCCACGACGTCTGGGACAAGGTCTACGACCGCCTGGCCGAGCTGGCCAGCGCCCACCGCACCACCCTGGTGTTCGTCAACACCCGGCGGCTGTCCGAGCGCATCACCCGGCACCTGGCCGAGCGCCTCGGCGCCGGCTGGGTGGCGGCGCACCACGGCAGCCTGTCCAAGGAGCAGCGCCTGGGCGCCGAGCGGCGGCTCAAGGCGGGGCAGTTGAAGGTGCTGGTGGCCACCGCGTCGCTGGAGCTGGGCATCGATATCGGCGACGTCGAACTGGTCTGCCAGATCGGCTCGCCGCGCTCCATCGCCGCCTTCCTGCAGCGCGTCGGGCGCTCCGGCCACAGCGTCGGCGGCACGCCCAAGGGCCGGCTGTTCCCGACCTCGCGGGACGACCTGATCGAATGCGTGGCGCTGCTCGACAGCGTGCGCCGCCACGAGCTGGATGCGCTGAGCATTCCGCGCGCGCCGCTGGATGTGCTGGCCCAGCAGATCGTCGCCGAGGTGGCCTGCCAGGAATGGCAGGAGGACGTGCTGTTCGCGTTGTTTACCGCGGCGCAGCCCTACGCGGAGCTGCGCCGCGACCAGTTCGACGCACTGTTGCGCACCCTCGCCGAAGGCTATGCCAGCCGCAACGGACAGCGCGGCGCCTACCTGCACCGCGACGCCGTGCACCAGCGCCTGCGCGGCCGGCGCGGTGCGAAGCTGGCGGCGGTGACCTCCGGCGGCACCATCCCCGACACCGGCGACTATGCCGTGCTGCTGGAGCCGCAGGGTCTCGCTGTCGGCACGGTGAACGAGGACTTCGCCGTGGAAAGCCTGGCCGGCGACATCTTCCAGCTCGGCAACACCTCCTACCGCATCCTGCGCGTGGAGGCTGGCCGGGTGCGGGTCGAGGACGCCCAGGGCCAGCCGCCGAACATTCCCTTCTGGCTCGGCGAGGCACCGGGGCGCAGCGACGAGCTGTCCGCCAGCGTGGCGCGCCTGCGTGGCCAGCTGGACGAGCTGCTCGCCCAGGGCGAGCACGAACCCGAGCCGCTGGCCCGCGCCATCGACTGGTTGCGCGGCCAGCTCGGCCTGGACGATGCGGCGGCGCGGCAACTGGTGGAGTATCTCGCCCGCGCGCGGCATGCGCTCGGCACCCTGCCGACGCAGAAGACGCTGATCCTCGAACGCTTCTTCGATGAGTCCGGCGGCATGCAGCTGGTCATCCACTCGCCCCATGGCAGCCGCCTCAACCGGGCCTGGGGCCTGGCGCTGCGCAAGCGCTTCTGCCGCACCTTCAATTTCGAGCTGCAGGCCGCCGCCACCGAGGACGCGATCATTCTCTCGCTGGCCACCAGCCACAGCTTCCCCCTGGACGAGGTGTGGCGCTACCTGCATTCCAGCACGGCCGAGCAGGTGCTGGTGCAGGCGCTGCTCGACGCGCCGCTGTTCGGCGTGCGCTGGCGCTGGAACGCCACCACCGCGCTGGCCCTGCCGCGCTTCGCCGGCGGGCGCAAGGTGGCGCCGCCGTTGCAACGCATGCGCAGCGAAGACCTGCTGGCCTCGGTATTCCCCGACCAGGTGGCCTGCCTGGAGAACATCGCCGGCGAACGCGAGATTCCCGATCACCCGCTGGTGGCGCAGACCCTCGACGATTGCCTGCACGAAGCCATGGACAGCGAAGGCTGGCTCGACCTGCTGCGGCGCATGGAGCGCGGCGAGGTCAGCCTGCTGGCGCGCGACCTGCCGGCGCCCTCGCCGCTGGCGGCAGAGGTGCTGTCCGCCAGCCCGTACGCCTTCCTCGACGATGCACCGCTGGAGGAGCGCCGTACCCAGGCCGTGCAGAGCCGCCGCTGGACCGACCCCGAAAGCGCCGACGATCTCGGCGCGCTGGATGCCGAAGCCATCGAGGCGGTGCGCGCCGAGGCCTGGCCGGAAGCCCGCGACACCGACGAGATGCACGAGGCGCTGACCGCCCTGGGCGGCCTGCGGGACAGCGAGGCGCGGGCCAACGATGGCTGGCCGTTCCTGCTCAAATCCCTGGCCAAGGCCGGCCGCGCCACGCGCCTGAGGTTATCCACAGGTGCCGTGTGGGTCGCGGCGGAGCGGCTCAGCCAATGGCTGGCGCTGCATCCGCAGGCGGCGATGACCCCGCGGCTCGACCTGCCGCCGGCGCTGCGTGAACCCTGCGCGGCGGACGAGGCGCAGGTCGAACTGGTGCGCGCGCGCCTGACCGGGTTCGGCCCGCGGCTGCTGCGCGAGCTGGCGGACGACCTGGGTATTTCCCCGGGCGATACCGGCGTCGCCCTGGCCGGCCTGGAGCGCGAAGGCTACGTGCTGCGGGGCCACTTCACACCCGGCGCGAGCGAGGAGCAGTGGTGCGAGCGGCACCTGCTGGCGCGCATCCACCGTTACACGGTCAAGCGCCTGCGCCGGGAAATCGAGCCGGTGGCGCGGGCGGACTTCATGCGTTTTCTCTTCGACTGGCAGCGCGTCTCCGCGGGGACGCGGGTGCGCGGGGCGGAATCCCTGGCCGGCGTGCTCAGCCAGTTGGAAGGTTTCCAGGCGGCGGCCAGTGCCTGGGAGAGCGACATCCTGCCCAGCCGCGTGGCCGACTACGGCATCAACTGGCTGGACGACCTATGTCGCGCCGGCCGCATCGTCTGGGCGCGCCTGCCGGGCCGAGTGACCGCCAAGGGCCGCGGCGGGCCGCTGAAAAGCACCCCCGTCGTGTTGCTGCCCCGGGCGCAGATGGCGCTGTGGAGCGCGCTGAGCGCGGGGCAGGCGGAGGCCGAGCTGTCGGCGAAGGCCAACAAGGTGCTGGAAGTGCTCAAGGAGCACGGCGCGTCGTTCTTTGAGGAACTGACCAGCGACAGCCACCTGCTGCGCACCGAACTGGAAAGCGTGCTGGGCGAGCTGGTGGCGGCGGGGCGGGTGAACGCCGACAGCTTCGCCGGCCTGCGCGCGCTGCTGATGCCGGCGGCCAGGCGGCACCCGCAACGCCGCTCGCGCACGCCGCTGTTCGGCATGGCCGATGCCGGCCGCTGGGCGCTGCTGCGCCGCGCCACGCTGGAGCCGGGGGCGCGGCTGCCGGCGGAGATACTCGAACACGTCGCCATGACGCTGCTGCGTCGTTATGGCGTGGTCTGCTGGCGCCTGCTGGACCGTGAGGCCGACTGGCTGCCGCCCTGGCGCGACCTGCTGCGGGTCTACCATCGCCTGGAAGCGCGCGGGGAGATCCGCGGCGGGCGCTTCGTCGCTGGGCTGACCGGCGAACAGTTCGCCCTGCCCGAAGCCGTCGGCCTGCTGCGCGAGGTGCGCCGCCGCGGGGCCAGCGGCGAGTGGCTGGTGGTCTCGGCGGTCGATCCGCTGAACCTCGCCGGCACGCTGCTGCCGGGGCGCAAGGTGCCGGCCGTCAGCGGCAACCGCGTGCTCTACCGCGACGGCGTGCCGGTGGGCGCGTTGATCGCCGGCGCGGTGGAACTGCTCGCCGAGCTGGCGCCGGACGACCAGGCCCGCGCGCGGGAACTGCTGATCCGTCGATAA
- a CDS encoding glycosyltransferase family 39 protein: MSSRESPSLPELLRQWWFLPLLALALCLRLYELTGAAIWGDESSSLFLARYAPLPLWQHAAHDVHPPLYFYLLHLWIGVFGESVLSLRLLSALCGTLAVFLGGWLAWRLAGRRTAWLAVLLLALLPTAVRYSQEVRMYALLGCWLLAATLALLYWLDDGRRRYLLAYVLLMSAAFYTHYFSLFGLLVHWAWLASLPGSPLRRRDWWLANLAIAVLFLPWLPGLLDLIRHMAVLVAGGDVGWEPPVDARSVPSMLWQWLAQSDGNELAWPLLVGVPLLVVAAILLVLRLDRSRQRAGVLLALYVGLPLLALYGVSFVSPVFVERYLTAFALGLPLLFALALDHLLAARRVLGVATLATLLGLQGMGLQRALETDPDEQFDGMVAYVNAHYRAGDRVVVDDILWYLAFRYYNRTGSEPLLYTAPADDGSSGRPGEYGFGSLIDDRQHSFVDRLADLPRDDGRVWLVMSRYNDQEIPDVPAHWRRIAQHAGGEVQALLFERASLRNAAR, translated from the coding sequence ATGTCTTCCCGCGAGTCCCCGAGCCTGCCCGAGCTGTTGCGCCAGTGGTGGTTCCTGCCGCTGCTGGCGCTGGCGCTGTGCCTGCGCCTGTATGAACTGACCGGTGCGGCCATCTGGGGGGACGAAAGCTCCAGCCTGTTCCTCGCCCGCTATGCGCCGCTGCCGCTCTGGCAGCACGCCGCCCACGACGTGCACCCGCCGCTGTACTTCTACCTGCTGCACCTGTGGATCGGCGTGTTCGGCGAGAGCGTGCTGTCGCTGCGCCTGCTCAGCGCGCTGTGCGGCACGCTGGCGGTGTTCCTCGGCGGCTGGCTGGCCTGGCGCCTCGCCGGTCGCCGCACGGCCTGGCTCGCCGTCCTGCTGCTGGCGCTGTTGCCCACGGCGGTGCGCTACAGCCAGGAAGTGCGCATGTATGCGCTGCTCGGCTGCTGGTTGCTGGCGGCGACCCTGGCCTTGCTCTACTGGCTGGACGACGGGCGGCGACGTTACCTGCTGGCCTACGTGCTGCTGATGAGCGCGGCGTTCTACACCCATTATTTCAGCCTGTTCGGCCTGCTGGTGCACTGGGCCTGGCTGGCATCGCTGCCGGGCAGCCCGCTGCGCCGGCGCGACTGGTGGCTGGCCAACCTGGCCATCGCCGTGCTGTTCCTGCCCTGGCTGCCGGGGCTGCTGGACCTGATTCGCCACATGGCGGTGCTGGTGGCCGGCGGCGACGTGGGCTGGGAGCCGCCGGTGGATGCGCGCTCCGTGCCGTCGATGCTCTGGCAATGGCTGGCGCAGTCGGACGGTAACGAACTGGCCTGGCCGTTGCTGGTGGGCGTGCCGCTGCTGGTGGTGGCGGCGATCCTGCTGGTGCTGCGCCTGGATCGCAGCCGCCAGCGCGCCGGCGTGTTGCTGGCCCTGTATGTCGGTCTGCCGCTGCTGGCGCTGTATGGCGTGTCGTTCGTCTCGCCGGTGTTCGTCGAGCGCTACCTGACGGCGTTCGCCCTGGGCTTGCCGCTGCTGTTCGCGCTGGCGCTAGACCACCTGCTGGCGGCGCGGCGGGTGCTGGGCGTGGCGACCCTGGCGACGCTGCTCGGCTTGCAGGGCATGGGGCTGCAGCGGGCCCTGGAAACCGATCCGGACGAGCAGTTCGACGGCATGGTCGCCTACGTCAATGCCCACTACCGCGCCGGCGACCGGGTGGTGGTGGACGATATCCTCTGGTACCTGGCGTTCCGTTACTACAACCGCACCGGCAGCGAACCGCTGCTCTACACCGCGCCGGCGGATGACGGTTCCTCCGGGCGACCGGGTGAGTACGGATTCGGCTCGCTCATCGATGATCGCCAGCACAGCTTCGTCGACCGCCTGGCCGACCTGCCGCGCGATGACGGCCGTGTCTGGCTGGTGATGAGCCGCTACAACGACCAGGAGATCCCGGACGTGCCGGCCCACTGGCGGCGCATCGCCCAGCATGCCGGCGGGGAAGTGCAGGCGCTCCTGTTCGAGCGCGCGTCGCTGCGCAACGCCGCGCGCTGA
- a CDS encoding Mpo1-like protein has protein sequence MSTQTADRFQSFAEFYPYYLQEHSNPVCRRLHYVGSLLVLSILAYALLSGQWLWLLAMPLAGYGFAWVGHFVFEKNRPATFKYPLWSLMGDWVMLKDAFTGRIRF, from the coding sequence ATGAGCACCCAGACCGCCGATCGATTCCAGAGCTTCGCCGAGTTCTACCCGTATTACCTGCAGGAGCACAGCAACCCCGTGTGCCGCCGCCTGCACTACGTGGGCAGCCTGCTGGTGCTGTCGATCCTCGCCTACGCCCTCCTCAGCGGGCAGTGGCTGTGGCTGCTGGCCATGCCGCTGGCCGGTTATGGCTTCGCCTGGGTGGGCCACTTCGTGTTCGAGAAGAACCGCCCGGCCACCTTCAAGTACCCGCTGTGGTCGCTGATGGGCGACTGGGTGATGCTCAAGGACGCCTTCACCGGCCGCATCCGCTTCTGA
- a CDS encoding AraC family transcriptional regulator produces MPERTTLSSWVRGIVQSLELEGLDCRALFTELELDFAALDDPDARFPQDAMSRLWNRAVELSGNPAIGLNIARVHTPAFPVVGYALMSSRNLAEGFERLERYQRIIAEGADLTFRRLPEGCLYRIVVHGDRLPVPRQSAECSLASLIAMLRWITGRAIRPLEVRLAGEAPPDVEPYRALFQAPLSFGHADCAMLFSHEDMNAPLPTANEELARLHDRFAGEYLARFVSSRFSHQTRQVLCRLLPQGEPKRESVAQALHLSERTLQRRLQEEGTSYQQLLDDTRRELAQQYLATPRMTLLEVAYLLGFSEPSNFFRAFRRWFGKTPGEYREEL; encoded by the coding sequence ATGCCTGAGCGTACGACCCTGTCGAGCTGGGTGCGGGGGATCGTCCAGTCGCTGGAGCTGGAAGGCCTCGACTGCCGCGCGCTGTTCACCGAACTGGAGCTGGACTTCGCCGCTCTCGACGACCCCGACGCACGCTTCCCGCAGGACGCCATGAGCCGTCTGTGGAACCGCGCCGTGGAGCTGTCCGGCAACCCGGCCATCGGCCTGAACATTGCCCGCGTGCACACCCCGGCGTTCCCCGTGGTGGGCTATGCGCTGATGTCCAGCCGCAACCTGGCCGAGGGCTTCGAGCGCCTGGAGCGCTACCAGCGGATCATCGCCGAGGGCGCCGACCTGACCTTCCGCCGCCTGCCCGAGGGCTGCCTGTACCGCATCGTCGTGCATGGCGATCGCCTGCCGGTGCCGCGGCAGAGCGCGGAGTGCTCGCTGGCCAGCCTGATCGCCATGCTGCGCTGGATCACCGGGCGGGCGATAAGGCCGCTGGAAGTGCGCCTGGCCGGCGAGGCGCCGCCGGATGTCGAACCCTACCGCGCGCTGTTCCAGGCGCCACTGAGTTTTGGCCACGCGGACTGCGCGATGCTGTTCTCCCACGAGGACATGAACGCGCCGCTGCCCACCGCCAACGAAGAACTGGCGCGCCTGCACGACCGCTTCGCCGGTGAGTACCTGGCGCGCTTCGTCAGCAGCCGCTTCAGCCACCAGACGCGCCAGGTGCTGTGCCGCCTGCTGCCCCAGGGCGAGCCCAAGCGCGAGAGCGTGGCGCAGGCGCTGCACCTGTCCGAGCGCACCCTGCAGCGTCGGTTGCAGGAAGAGGGCACCAGCTACCAGCAGTTGCTCGACGACACCCGCCGCGAGCTGGCCCAGCAGTACCTCGCCACGCCGCGCATGACGCTACTGGAGGTCGCCTACCTGCTGGGCTTCTCCGAGCCGAGCAACTTCTTCCGCGCCTTCCGCCGCTGGTTCGGCAAGACGCCGGGGGAGTACCGCGAAGAACTGTGA